Proteins from one Oscillatoria nigro-viridis PCC 7112 genomic window:
- the isiD gene encoding protein IsiD: MKTLTKASRDIAVLTSQDVAELAVRLEVDDYTDPFEGLNDWHLLRSLAFQRPELVEPYLHLLDMEAYDEA, from the coding sequence ATGAAAACTTTAACCAAAGCATCGCGCGATATTGCTGTACTTACTTCTCAGGACGTGGCAGAATTGGCTGTCCGTTTGGAAGTTGACGATTATACAGATCCTTTTGAGGGATTGAATGATTGGCATTTGTTGCGATCGCTTGCCTTTCAGCGGCCGGAGCTGGTTGAACCTTATCTCCACCTTCTGGATATGGAAGCCTACGACGAAGCATAG